Proteins from one Microcoleus sp. bin38.metabat.b11b12b14.051 genomic window:
- a CDS encoding ATP-binding protein — MIYKILDKLALRTVLIVPFVLQIVGAVGLVGYLSFRNGQQAVNNLASQLMSEVSLRVEQNLEVYLTTPHRINQSKLDAVKLGFLKMENLSTWEKYLWRQVQLYPYINFTAVGNENGDYRSGEQLSNGSRTMNAIEKSTGLNFYSYNTNNLGDRTTVATVVKSFDNRQHPAYKIAVKAGKPTWSSAYVSFLEPTLIISAIQPVYSEKYQLEGVLIAALRLDYIGKFLNSLKIGKSGQAFIIDRQGNLLATSTSEKPFRTRGKERQLFKVEESSNPFTQATANFLITHFQELSKLQNSELLNFKINNRRQFLKVLPFQDGKGLDWLIVVVVPEADFTEEINANTRTTIGLCFVALGVAVAIGIQTSRWVTNPILRLNTAAKNIAKGEWDTTVESKRSDELGELAKSFNSMAQQLQQSFENLEHRVQERTAQLAVAKDKAEVANQAKSAFLANMSHELRSPLNAILGFSQLMTRSQTLSPEHQENISIISSSGEHLLTLINNVLDLSKIESGRTTLNPKKFDLYRLLNDLDDMFQLKADDKRLQLVFERSPDVPQYIETDELKLRQILINLLNNALKFTDNGSVHVRVSKQLNSLNYQEAAENNLTSKHYHSTEFSAINGVNISQLTLSENASYATHNDGLYAPSFFFIHFEVEDTGPGIAANELDNVFEAFVQTKTGQDSQEGTGLGLPISRRFVELMGGEMSVTSATKKGSNFKFNIQVIAVDAAEISFPKPTRHVIALEPNQHPYRILIVDDKPLNRQLLIKLLNPLGFELKEATNGQEAIDIWDSWEPHLIWMDMRMPVMDGYEATQYIKGTIKGQATAIVALTASVLEEERAVILSAGCDAFMRKPFREADIFDAMHKQIGVRYIYEDPGQANSSAVKERDRQITAADFVKLPESLVAELNLAILKVDMDLIESSIEQIRLKDTATASAIANCIENFEYDKVLKLIYQASSHE; from the coding sequence ATGATTTATAAAATTTTAGATAAATTAGCGCTGCGAACTGTTCTCATAGTTCCATTTGTACTGCAAATCGTCGGAGCAGTGGGACTTGTAGGATATCTCTCTTTTAGAAACGGACAACAAGCAGTTAATAACCTGGCGAGTCAGTTAATGAGCGAGGTGAGTTTGCGTGTCGAGCAAAATCTGGAAGTTTACCTGACAACTCCCCATCGCATCAATCAAAGCAAGCTGGATGCTGTCAAGCTGGGGTTCTTAAAGATGGAAAACTTATCAACTTGGGAGAAATATCTTTGGCGGCAAGTACAATTATATCCCTATATCAATTTTACGGCAGTTGGCAACGAGAACGGAGATTATCGCTCTGGAGAACAACTTTCTAACGGCTCCAGAACGATGAATGCGATCGAAAAATCTACCGGATTAAATTTTTATTCTTACAATACTAATAATCTGGGCGATCGCACTACAGTCGCCACCGTTGTCAAAAGCTTTGATAATCGGCAACATCCTGCATACAAAATTGCGGTAAAAGCAGGGAAACCAACTTGGAGTTCAGCTTATGTTTCCTTCCTAGAGCCGACATTAATCATCAGCGCTATTCAACCCGTATACAGCGAGAAATATCAGCTAGAAGGAGTATTGATTGCTGCTTTGCGCCTAGACTATATAGGGAAATTTCTAAACAGTTTAAAAATTGGTAAATCTGGACAAGCCTTTATTATAGATCGCCAGGGTAATTTATTAGCAACTTCCACCTCCGAAAAGCCATTTCGGACTCGTGGTAAGGAAAGACAATTGTTTAAAGTCGAGGAAAGCAGTAACCCTTTTACTCAAGCTACAGCTAATTTTTTGATTACACATTTTCAGGAATTAAGTAAACTTCAAAATTCTGAGTTATTGAACTTTAAAATAAATAACAGGCGACAATTCTTAAAAGTCCTACCGTTTCAAGATGGCAAAGGTTTAGACTGGCTGATTGTGGTAGTTGTTCCCGAAGCAGATTTCACTGAAGAAATAAATGCCAATACCCGCACCACGATTGGGCTGTGTTTTGTCGCTTTAGGAGTAGCTGTCGCGATCGGTATTCAGACTTCTCGCTGGGTGACAAATCCTATTTTGCGCTTAAATACAGCAGCTAAAAATATTGCTAAAGGTGAATGGGACACCACAGTAGAAAGCAAACGCTCTGACGAGTTGGGGGAATTAGCCAAATCCTTTAATAGCATGGCCCAACAACTGCAACAATCTTTTGAAAATTTAGAACACCGAGTGCAAGAGCGGACTGCCCAATTGGCTGTAGCCAAGGACAAGGCGGAAGTAGCGAATCAAGCTAAAAGTGCTTTTCTGGCTAATATGAGTCACGAATTGCGATCGCCTCTCAATGCAATTCTCGGCTTTTCCCAACTGATGACTCGCAGCCAAACTCTATCTCCAGAACATCAAGAAAATATTAGCATAATTAGCAGCAGCGGAGAACACCTGCTCACCCTGATTAATAACGTGCTCGATTTATCTAAAATAGAATCGGGGCGCACTACCCTCAATCCGAAAAAATTTGACCTCTATCGCCTGCTCAACGACTTGGACGATATGTTTCAACTTAAAGCAGATGACAAGCGCTTGCAGTTAGTTTTTGAGCGCAGTCCCGACGTGCCGCAATACATAGAAACTGATGAGTTAAAGTTGCGACAAATCTTAATTAATTTGCTTAATAATGCTCTTAAATTTACAGACAATGGCAGTGTTCATGTCAGAGTTAGTAAGCAATTAAATAGTCTAAATTACCAGGAAGCAGCAGAAAACAATCTGACATCGAAGCACTACCATAGTACAGAATTTTCGGCAATCAATGGTGTTAACATATCCCAGTTAACTCTGTCAGAAAATGCGAGTTATGCAACCCACAATGACGGTTTATATGCTCCCTCTTTCTTCTTTATTCATTTTGAGGTCGAAGATACAGGCCCAGGTATTGCTGCCAATGAATTAGACAATGTTTTTGAAGCTTTTGTGCAAACCAAAACAGGCCAAGATTCGCAAGAAGGTACAGGCTTGGGATTGCCAATCAGTCGCAGATTTGTGGAATTAATGGGTGGCGAAATGAGCGTCACTTCTGCTACCAAAAAGGGAAGTAATTTTAAGTTTAACATTCAAGTTATTGCGGTAGATGCGGCTGAAATTTCTTTCCCCAAACCGACGCGCCATGTGATAGCCCTGGAACCCAACCAACACCCATATCGAATTTTAATAGTAGACGATAAACCTCTCAATCGCCAACTGTTAATTAAGCTTCTCAATCCTCTGGGTTTTGAACTGAAAGAAGCTACTAACGGTCAAGAAGCTATTGATATTTGGGATAGTTGGGAGCCGCATTTAATTTGGATGGATATGAGAATGCCTGTGATGGACGGCTATGAAGCAACGCAATACATTAAAGGCACTATTAAAGGTCAAGCTACTGCTATTGTTGCGCTGACTGCGAGCGTTTTGGAGGAAGAACGGGCTGTGATTTTGTCGGCGGGCTGCGATGCTTTTATGCGGAAACCTTTCCGGGAAGCTGATATTTTTGATGCTATGCACAAACAGATCGGAGTGCGCTATATTTATGAAGATCCGGGTCAAGCTAACTCATCGGCAGTCAAAGAGCGCGATCGCCAAATAACTGCGGCTGACTTCGTTAAATTACCTGAATCGCTGGTAGCCGAGTTAAACCTGGCGATACTGAAGGTAGATATGGATTTAATTGAGAGTTCGATCGAGCAAATTAGATTAAAAGATACAGCAACAGCCAGTGCGATCGCCAATTGTATAGAAAATTTCGAGTACGACAAAGTTTTAAAGTTAATCTATCAAGCAAGCTCACATGAATAA